A section of the Hevea brasiliensis isolate MT/VB/25A 57/8 chromosome 17, ASM3005281v1, whole genome shotgun sequence genome encodes:
- the LOC110647496 gene encoding uncharacterized protein LOC110647496 has product MPLSICQKLNVGELKPTTISLQLANRSMKYPIGILENIPIKVGKFFIPVDFIVLKMKEDIQIPIILGRPFLVTTRVTIYVKNGWLTFKVGEEEVELNLFHAMKPKPDMDKCLRVDIIDMLVEEEFNKRYPKDPHLCCAHRYYKK; this is encoded by the coding sequence ATGCCCCTATCTATCTGTCAGAAGCTAAATGTTGGAGAGCTTAaaccaacaactatttctttgcaACTAGCAAATAGATCTATGAAGTATCCAATAGGAATTCTGGAGAACATCCCTATAAAGGTTGGTAAATTCTTTATACCAGTAGACTTTATTGTTCTGAAAATGAAGGAGGATATTCAAATTCCTATAATCTTGGGAAGACCTTTCTTAGTAACTACCAGAGTAACTATATATGTTAAAAATGGGTGGTTGACTTTCAAAGTgggagaagaggaagtagagttaAACTTGTTTCATGCCATGAAACCAAAGCCAGACATGGATAAGTGCTTAAGAGTTGACATAATTGATATGCTAGTTGAAGAGGAGTTCAACAAGAGATATCCAAAGGATCCTCACTTGTGTTGTGCACATCGATACTACAAAAAATGA
- the LOC131175395 gene encoding EG45-like domain containing protein — protein sequence MKIMGMAMQAAIMLSIAGCLVSVAYADEGTATFYTPPYVPSACYGYENKGVMIAAASDALWNNKAACGRRYRVTCTGATNQGVPQPCTGASVVVTIVDYCPPGCQGTIDLSKEAFSQIADPNAGKIRIQYTPV from the exons ATGAAAATCATGGGAATGGCTATGCAAGCAGCGATCATGTTGAGCATCGCAGGATGCCTTGTCTCAGTTGCTTACGCTGATGAAGGGACTGCTACTTTCTACACTCCGCCTTACGTCC CCTCTGCGTGTTATGGATATGAGAACAAGGGAGTGATGATAGCGGCAGCAAGTGATGCCTTATGGAACAACAAGGCTGCATGTGGGAGAAGGTACAGGGTCACATGCACTGGAGCCACAAACCAAGGGGTACCCCAGCCTTGCACTGGTGCAAGCGTTGTCGTAACAATAGTTGATTACTGTCCACCAGGTTGCCAAGGAACTATTGATCTATCTAAGGAAGCTTTCTCCCAGATTGCAGATCCTAATGCTGGCAAAATCAGGATTCAATATACCCC GGTGTAA